In a single window of the Raphanus sativus cultivar WK10039 chromosome 9, ASM80110v3, whole genome shotgun sequence genome:
- the LOC130500259 gene encoding uncharacterized protein LOC130500259 — MHIYPTCGVWKLDGNSGWVFSADDKGARLLLLDSNSTLEDLKGMVVEDFDMEEDSLGDLEFSYLPTELINTSTSPPVIIANNRQLKNFIGYVEKSVSTLLCVTSKAKGQNPDEAEFDLNMSPSDSSDDEEESKSLNRSDEAPVFYETQSEEKKEKDDGFESDEDAYEAGTEICETENIDSKLNSSLLQVVKTGQYFESKTLLKATFEICAMKHNFDYQVIKTDRKVWYVRCADDACSWSVRATCLKDSKFFVIKKYVGQHSCAPSSKTKACKTASAKTIGSIIMHKYEGVKEGPKCNDIIQIMRRDHACEISKSLAWDAREYAINAVRGIPERSYGKIPKYLHMLREANPGTRSAYEMDGKGRFQYLFIAFGQSIRGFKRVMRQVIVIDGTFLKNKYKGVLLVATALDGNSNLYPIAFGVVDSENDRSWEWFLTQLKLVIDDDRHLAFISDRHGSIVKGLEKVYPEARHGICIHHLLNNVVTYYHGKGLVGLVSKASKTYRVADFDKTFANVCNISPAIGKYLRDADVQKWARCQFPGYRYDLRTTNPAESINSALRSPREFPLIPLLDSIREMLTRWFYKRKKLIAKHNHPLTKKVELKIARRTRKGATFEVYPVSEGRLLVRGDMFDCLVDLDRRTCSCGKFDLLKIPCRHAYSTNLLSI, encoded by the coding sequence ATGCATATCTATCCTACATGTGGTGTTTGGAAATTAGATGGAAATAGTGGATGGGTTTTTTCTGCTGATGACAAAGGGGCTAGACTACTGCTATTGGATTCAAATTCTACTTTAGAGGATTTAAAAGGAATGGTTGTGGAGGATTTTGATATGGAAGAAGATAGCTTAGGTGATTTGGAGTTCAGTTATCTACCTACTGAGTTGATCAATACATCAACTTCCCCACCTGTGATAATTGCCAATAATAGACAGCTTAAGAATTTTATTGGCTATGTTGAAAAGAGTGTTTCTACTCTATTGTGTGTAACATCTAAAGCTAAGGGTCAGAATCCAGATGAAGCAGAATTTGATCTTAACATGTCGCCATCTGATTCAAGTGATGATGAAGAGGAGAGCAAGTCCTTGAACAGAAGTGACGAAGCTCCTGTGTTTTATGAGACTCAGAGcgaggagaagaaagaaaaggatGACGGATTCGAATCTGATGAGGATGCCTATGAGGCAGGTACTGAGATCTGTGAAACCGAGAACATAGATAGTAAGTTAAACTCCTCTCTGCTCCAAGTTGTTAAGACGGGACAATATTTTGAGAGCAAAACTTTGTTGAAGGCGACTTTCGAGATATGTGCAATGAAGCATAACTTTGACTACCAGGTTATCAAAACGGATAGGAAAGTTTGGTATGTTAGATGTGCGGATGATGCATGCAGTTGGAGTGTTCGAGCAACGTGTTTGAAGGATTCTAAATTTTTCGTGATCAAGAAGTATGTCGGTCAACATAGTTGCGCACCTTCAAGCAAAACCAAAGCGTGTAAGACTGCCTCGGCAAAAACTATAGGCAGTATCATTATGCATAAGTATGAAGGGGTCAAGGAGGGGCCAAAATGTAATGACATCATACAGATTATGCGTCGTGATCATGCTTGTGAGATCTCGAAATCCTTAGCATGGGATGCTCGTGAATATGCGATCAATGCAGTAAGAGGTATTCCAGAGAGAAGTTATGggaaaataccaaaatacttgcaCATGCTGCGAGAGGCTAATCCGGGGACACGTTCAGCTTATGAGATGGACGGCAAAGGGAGGTTTCAGTACCTGTTTATTGCATTTGGGCAATCGATAAGAGGTTTTAAGAGAGTCATGAGGCAGGTTATAGTGATAGATGGGACTTTTTTGAAGAATAAGTACAAAGGAGTTTTACTCGTTGCTACTGCTCTTGATGGAAATTCGAATTTGTATCCTATTGCATTCGGCGTAGTCGACTCAGAGAATGATCggtcttgggaatggtttttgaCACAGCTCAAGCTTGTCATAGATGATGATCGCCATTTGGCTTTTATTTCGGACAGACATGGGTCCATCGTTAAGGGGCTTGAGAAGGTGTATCCAGAAGCTAGACATGGTATCTGTATTCATCATTTGTTGAATAATGTGGTCACCTACTACCATGGGAAAGGACTTGTTGGGTTGGTTTCAAAGGCTTCAAAGACTTATAGAGTCGCTGATTTTGATAAGACTTTTGCGAATGTGTGTAATATCAGTCCGGCTATTGGAAAGTACCTACGGGATGCTGATGTGCAGAAATGGGCAAGATGTCAATTCCCTGGATACCGATACGACCTGAGGACAACCAACCCGGCAGAATCTATCAACTCTGCTTTGCGTTCGCCGAGAGAGTTTCCACTCATTCCTTTGTTGGACAGTATCAGGGAAATGTTGACACGTTGGTTTTATAAGCGTAAGAAGCTGATTGCAAAGCATAATCATCCTCTGACCAAAAAAGTGGAGTTAAAGATAGCTAGGAGAACCAGGAAAGGCGCCACATTTGAAGTTTACCCTGTCAGTGAAGGAAGATTGCTTGTTAGAGGTGACATGTTTGACTGCTTAGTTGATTTGGATAGACGGACTTGCTCATGTGGAAAGTTCGACCTTTTGAAGATCCCTTGTAGGCATGCGTATTCCACTAATCTactcagtatatga
- the LOC108823723 gene encoding cell cycle checkpoint protein RAD17 isoform X2, with protein MGKRNQMVELSSEEEEEEESYKLRSSLRSSAKSKSRSSGGSRTKNPRASKKSRLSGAHVDKIRLSFEDFDEALSGFNASPSYERRINKNTDLWVDKYRPHTLEELSVHSKKVEQVKLWFEQCCFDCSKDGVRNNVLLLTGQAGVGKSATIHLLASILGLTLYEWNAPIPTVWQEHVHISTSGLKYSSKLDEFENFADTTRKYGLISSSTTMGTKPRLVLLIDDLPLAHGRHAFERLQNCLMLLVKSTQMPTVVLITDYVMADSSDQTARSMEDLQSSLERAGAFKVAFNPITKNSIKKTLQRISREEHCKVTTAELDQMASASGGDIRHAITSLQLFSVKPELNHAKMKSTLSIMGNSYHRNEQTIMHSGLDSGISSCFGRDETLSLFHALGKFLHNKRETTDNVIISDCSNHLVHSQFARLPLKMEEPEKVLSQAHGQAGRVVDFLHENETQESLPSLTWMCTYYELKNVYEVLDFLSDGAIEDAWCVSSYLADADLLLAALRGKMSVHNKTEDVLQSVGASVAVRGVLYGNKQPWSSRWHVIRKPKLWQVEQSIIQAKNLREQRNIGYEGSRMADMSVMATEYSPVLKWLRYRAYADVVSEKEEETDEEKNETSEDDEIQDW; from the exons ATGGGGAAACGAAATCAGATGGTTGAACTATCgtcggaagaagaagaagaagaagaatcgtaTAAGTTAAGGTCATCGCTGCGGTCTAGTGCCAAGTCGAAATCGAGGTCCTCCGGTGGCAGCAGAACGAAGAATCCTAGAGCCTCCAAGAAATCTCGACTTTCCGGAGCTCACGTTGACAAG ATCAGATTGTCGTTCGAAGATTTCGACGAAGCTTTGAGCGGCTTCAACGCATCTCCTA GTTATGAAAGGAGGATCAACAAGAACACGGATCTATGGGTTGACAAATACAGGCCTCACACCTTGGAAGAGCTTTCTGTTCACAGCAAGAAG GTTGAACAAGTTAAACTTTGGTTCGAGCAATGTTGTTTCGATTGCTCCAAG GATGGTGTTAGGAATAATGTTCTACTACTCACCGGTCAAGCTGGCGTCGGAAAATCCGCTACTATCCATTTACTTGCCTCCATCCTTGGCCTCACTCTCTATGAGTGGAACGCTCCTATTCCTACTGTCTGGCAAGAACATGTTCATATCTCTACTTCTG GACTCAAGTACTCTTCCAAGCTGGATGAATTTGAAAACTTCGCTGACACTACTAGAAAATACGGACTGATTTCTTCATCGACTACTATGGGAACTAAACCCCGCCTTGTTCTTTTGATTGATGACCTTCCTCTAGCCCATGGGAGGCATGCTTTTGAAAGGCTTCAAAACTGCTTAATGCTCTTGGTCAAATCAACGCAGATGCCTACTGTTGTATTAATCACGGACTATGTTATGGCAGACTCTTCTGACCAAACTGCCCGATCTATGGAGGACCTTCAGTCATCTCTTGAACGAGCAGGAGCTTTTAAG GTGGCTTTTAATCCCATTACCAAGAACTCAATTAAGAAGACACTTCAGAGGATAAGCAGAGAAGAGCATTGTAAGGTAACGACTGCGGAGCTTGATCAGATGGCTAGTGCCAGTGGAGGAGACATCAGACATGCTATTACGTCTTTGCAACTCTTCTCTGTTAAGCCAGAACTTAATCACGCAAAGATGAAATCAACATTGTCTATCATGGGTAACAGTTACCACCGAAATGAGCAGACAATAATGCACAGTGGTTTGGATAGTGGAATATCTTCCTGTTTCGGTAGAGATGAGACCCTTTCGTTGTTTCACGCCCTCGGAAAATTTCTCCACAACAAAAGAGAGACTACTGATAACGTTATTATATCAG ATTGCAGTAACCATCTTGTGCATAGCCAGTTTGCAAGGTTACCACTGAAGATGGAGGAGCCAGAGAAGGTTCTTAGCCAAGCTCATGGACAGGCAGGCCGGGTTGTGGATTTTCTTCATGAAAATG AGACACAAGAGAGTTTACCAAGCCTTACATGGATGTGTACTTACTATGAACTCAAAAACGTTTATGAAGTGTTAGATTTTCTGAGTGACGGAGCCATAGAAGATGCCTGGTGCGTGTCTTCCTATTTAGCGGATGCTGATCTCCTTCTCGCAGCTTTAAGAGGAAAAATGAGTGTACATAACAAAACAGAGGACGTTCTACAATCAGTCGGTGCCTCGGTGGCTGTTCGTGGTGTGTTGTATGGAAACAAGCAGCCATGGTCATCCAG ATGGCACGTGATTCGCAAGCCAAAACTCTGGCAAGTGGAACAATCCATAATACAAGCCAAG AATCTGAGAGAGCAGAGGAACATAGGATACGAGGGGTCAAGAATGGCAGATATGTCAGTGATGGCTACAGAGTACAGTCCTGTGCTGAAATGGCTAAGGTACAGGGCGTACGCAGATGTGGTTTCAGAAAAGGAGGAAGAGACGGATGAGGAGAAGAATGAAACTTCTGAAGATGATGAAATACAAGACTGGTGA
- the LOC108823723 gene encoding cell cycle checkpoint protein RAD17 isoform X3 yields the protein MGKRNQMVELSSEEEEEEESYKLRSSLRSSAKSKSRSSGGSRTKNPRASKKSRLSGAHVDKIRLSFEDFDEALSGFNASPSYERRINKNTDLWVDKYRPHTLEELSVHSKKVEQVKLWFEQCCFDCSKDGVRNNVLLLTGQAGVGKSATIHLLASILGLTLYEWNAPIPTVWQEHVHISTSGLKYSSKLDEFENFADTTRKYGLISSSTTMGTKPRLVLLIDDLPLAHGRHAFERLQNCLMLLVKSTQMPTVVLITDYVMADSSDQTARSMEDLQSSLERAGAFKVAFNPITKNSIKKTLQRISREEHCKVTTAELDQMASASGGDIRHAITSLQLFSVKPELNHAKMKSTLSIMGNSYHRNEQTIMHSGLDSGISSCFGRDETLSLFHALGKFLHNKRETTDNVIISDCSNHLVHSQFARLPLKMEEPEKVLSQAHGQAGRVVDFLHENVLDFLSDGAIEDAWCVSSYLADADLLLAALRGKMSVHNKTEDVLQSVGASVAVRGVLYGNKQPWSSRWHVIRKPKLWQVEQSIIQAKKNLREQRNIGYEGSRMADMSVMATEYSPVLKWLRYRAYADVVSEKEEETDEEKNETSEDDEIQDW from the exons ATGGGGAAACGAAATCAGATGGTTGAACTATCgtcggaagaagaagaagaagaagaatcgtaTAAGTTAAGGTCATCGCTGCGGTCTAGTGCCAAGTCGAAATCGAGGTCCTCCGGTGGCAGCAGAACGAAGAATCCTAGAGCCTCCAAGAAATCTCGACTTTCCGGAGCTCACGTTGACAAG ATCAGATTGTCGTTCGAAGATTTCGACGAAGCTTTGAGCGGCTTCAACGCATCTCCTA GTTATGAAAGGAGGATCAACAAGAACACGGATCTATGGGTTGACAAATACAGGCCTCACACCTTGGAAGAGCTTTCTGTTCACAGCAAGAAG GTTGAACAAGTTAAACTTTGGTTCGAGCAATGTTGTTTCGATTGCTCCAAG GATGGTGTTAGGAATAATGTTCTACTACTCACCGGTCAAGCTGGCGTCGGAAAATCCGCTACTATCCATTTACTTGCCTCCATCCTTGGCCTCACTCTCTATGAGTGGAACGCTCCTATTCCTACTGTCTGGCAAGAACATGTTCATATCTCTACTTCTG GACTCAAGTACTCTTCCAAGCTGGATGAATTTGAAAACTTCGCTGACACTACTAGAAAATACGGACTGATTTCTTCATCGACTACTATGGGAACTAAACCCCGCCTTGTTCTTTTGATTGATGACCTTCCTCTAGCCCATGGGAGGCATGCTTTTGAAAGGCTTCAAAACTGCTTAATGCTCTTGGTCAAATCAACGCAGATGCCTACTGTTGTATTAATCACGGACTATGTTATGGCAGACTCTTCTGACCAAACTGCCCGATCTATGGAGGACCTTCAGTCATCTCTTGAACGAGCAGGAGCTTTTAAG GTGGCTTTTAATCCCATTACCAAGAACTCAATTAAGAAGACACTTCAGAGGATAAGCAGAGAAGAGCATTGTAAGGTAACGACTGCGGAGCTTGATCAGATGGCTAGTGCCAGTGGAGGAGACATCAGACATGCTATTACGTCTTTGCAACTCTTCTCTGTTAAGCCAGAACTTAATCACGCAAAGATGAAATCAACATTGTCTATCATGGGTAACAGTTACCACCGAAATGAGCAGACAATAATGCACAGTGGTTTGGATAGTGGAATATCTTCCTGTTTCGGTAGAGATGAGACCCTTTCGTTGTTTCACGCCCTCGGAAAATTTCTCCACAACAAAAGAGAGACTACTGATAACGTTATTATATCAG ATTGCAGTAACCATCTTGTGCATAGCCAGTTTGCAAGGTTACCACTGAAGATGGAGGAGCCAGAGAAGGTTCTTAGCCAAGCTCATGGACAGGCAGGCCGGGTTGTGGATTTTCTTCATGAAAATG TGTTAGATTTTCTGAGTGACGGAGCCATAGAAGATGCCTGGTGCGTGTCTTCCTATTTAGCGGATGCTGATCTCCTTCTCGCAGCTTTAAGAGGAAAAATGAGTGTACATAACAAAACAGAGGACGTTCTACAATCAGTCGGTGCCTCGGTGGCTGTTCGTGGTGTGTTGTATGGAAACAAGCAGCCATGGTCATCCAG ATGGCACGTGATTCGCAAGCCAAAACTCTGGCAAGTGGAACAATCCATAATACAAGCCAAG AAGAATCTGAGAGAGCAGAGGAACATAGGATACGAGGGGTCAAGAATGGCAGATATGTCAGTGATGGCTACAGAGTACAGTCCTGTGCTGAAATGGCTAAGGTACAGGGCGTACGCAGATGTGGTTTCAGAAAAGGAGGAAGAGACGGATGAGGAGAAGAATGAAACTTCTGAAGATGATGAAATACAAGACTGGTGA
- the LOC108828624 gene encoding 3-dehydroquinate synthase, chloroplastic yields MLHTLLQRFLSSSVFVSSPTQISYFSSIRFDPDRFPMAANTISLSISSSSPKTLHSLQTPRGGLIPPPTSISFPKSLSLSSTAISRSRVRAGPSQLINEPANAMTSSPIPTIVEVDLGNRSYPIYIGAGLLDQSHLLQRHVHGKKVLVVTNERVAPLYLDKTVHALTFGNPNLTVESVILPDGEKYKDMDTLMKVFDKAIESRLDRRSTFVALGGGVIGDMCGYAAASYLRGVNFIQIPTTVMSQVDSSVGGKTGINHRLGKNLIGAFYQPQCVLVDTDTLNTLPDREMASGLAEVIKYGLIRDADFFEWQEQNIEALLARDPAALAYAIKRSCENKADVVSQDEKESGLRATLNLGHTFGHAIETGFGYGEWLHGEAVAAGTVMAVDMSYRLGWIDDSIVERVNNILKRAKLPTTPPESMTVSMFKSIMAVDKKVADGLLRLILLKGPLGNCVFTGDYDREALDATLRAFSKS; encoded by the exons ATGTTACATACATTATTGCAGAGGTTCCTCTCCTCCTCAGTCTTTGTCTCTTCACCAACCCAAATTTCTTATTTCTCTTCGATTCGATTCGATCCGGATCGATTTCCAATGGCAGCGAACACCATATCGCTAtcaatctcctcctcctccccgaAGACTCTCCATTCCCTTCAGACCCCCCGCGGCGGCTTGATTCCCCCACCAACCTCCATTTCCTTCCCAAAGTCCTTGTCTTTATCTTCCACCGCTATCTCCAGGTCTCGTGTTCGAGCCGGTCCCAGCCAGCTGATTAACGAACCTGCTAACGCCATGACTTCTTCTCCTATTCCCACAATAGTCGAGGTCGATTTGGGTAACCGGAGTTACCCCATCTATATCGGCGCCGGCTTGCTCGATCAATCACATCTTCTTCAAAG GCATGTTCACGGAAAGAAAGTGCTTGTGGTCACTAACGAACGAGTTGCTCCTCTTTACCTCGACAAGACTGTTCATGCTTTGACTTTTGGAAACCCCAACCTCACTGTCGAGTCTGTTATTCTCCCTGATGGAGAGAAATACAAGGACATG GATACTCTCATGAAAGTCTTCGACAAGGCCATTGAGTCTCGCCTTGATCGCCGTTCTACTTTTGTTGCCCTTGGTGGCGGTGTTATTGGCGATATGTGTGGCTATGCTGCTGCTTCTTACCTCCGTGGTGTTAACTTCATCCAAATCCCTACCACTGTTATGTCCCAG GTTGATTCTTCTGTTGGTGGCAAAACTGGCATTAATCACCGTCTTGGAAAGAATTTGATCGGTGCTTTTTACCAACCACAGTGTGTGCTAGTTGACACTGACACCTTGAACACACTGCCAGACAGGGAGATGGCTTCAGGTCTTGCTGAAGTTATCAAGTACGGGCTTATCAGGGATGCTGACTTCTTTGAATGGCAGGAGCAGAACATTGAGGCCCTACTTGCTAg GGATCCAGCTGCGTTAGCTTATGCTATAAAGCGATCATGTGAAAACAAGGCAGATGTTGTGTCACAGGATGAGAAAGAAAGCGGCTTGCGAGCTACCCTGAATTTGGGTCATACCTTTGGCCAT GCCATAGAAACTGGCTTCGGGTATGGAGAGTGGCTCCACGGAGAAGCTGTTGCAGCTGGCACG GTAATGGCAGTGGACATGTCATATCGTCTTGGCTGGATAGATGACTCAATCGTGGAGAGAGTGAACAACATCTTAAAACGAGCGAAATTGCCTACCACGCCGCCAGAGAGCATGACCGTGAGCATGTTCAAGTCCATAATGGCG GTTGACAAGAAAGTGGCAGATGGACTGCTCAGGCTGATTCTCCTGAAAGGTCCGCTGGGAAACTGCGTTTTCACTGGAGATTATGATCGGGAGGCGTTGGATGCTACGCTCCGTGCATTCTCCAAATCCTga
- the LOC108823723 gene encoding cell cycle checkpoint protein RAD17 isoform X1, which translates to MGKRNQMVELSSEEEEEEESYKLRSSLRSSAKSKSRSSGGSRTKNPRASKKSRLSGAHVDKIRLSFEDFDEALSGFNASPSYERRINKNTDLWVDKYRPHTLEELSVHSKKVEQVKLWFEQCCFDCSKDGVRNNVLLLTGQAGVGKSATIHLLASILGLTLYEWNAPIPTVWQEHVHISTSGLKYSSKLDEFENFADTTRKYGLISSSTTMGTKPRLVLLIDDLPLAHGRHAFERLQNCLMLLVKSTQMPTVVLITDYVMADSSDQTARSMEDLQSSLERAGAFKVAFNPITKNSIKKTLQRISREEHCKVTTAELDQMASASGGDIRHAITSLQLFSVKPELNHAKMKSTLSIMGNSYHRNEQTIMHSGLDSGISSCFGRDETLSLFHALGKFLHNKRETTDNVIISDCSNHLVHSQFARLPLKMEEPEKVLSQAHGQAGRVVDFLHENETQESLPSLTWMCTYYELKNVYEVLDFLSDGAIEDAWCVSSYLADADLLLAALRGKMSVHNKTEDVLQSVGASVAVRGVLYGNKQPWSSRWHVIRKPKLWQVEQSIIQAKKNLREQRNIGYEGSRMADMSVMATEYSPVLKWLRYRAYADVVSEKEEETDEEKNETSEDDEIQDW; encoded by the exons ATGGGGAAACGAAATCAGATGGTTGAACTATCgtcggaagaagaagaagaagaagaatcgtaTAAGTTAAGGTCATCGCTGCGGTCTAGTGCCAAGTCGAAATCGAGGTCCTCCGGTGGCAGCAGAACGAAGAATCCTAGAGCCTCCAAGAAATCTCGACTTTCCGGAGCTCACGTTGACAAG ATCAGATTGTCGTTCGAAGATTTCGACGAAGCTTTGAGCGGCTTCAACGCATCTCCTA GTTATGAAAGGAGGATCAACAAGAACACGGATCTATGGGTTGACAAATACAGGCCTCACACCTTGGAAGAGCTTTCTGTTCACAGCAAGAAG GTTGAACAAGTTAAACTTTGGTTCGAGCAATGTTGTTTCGATTGCTCCAAG GATGGTGTTAGGAATAATGTTCTACTACTCACCGGTCAAGCTGGCGTCGGAAAATCCGCTACTATCCATTTACTTGCCTCCATCCTTGGCCTCACTCTCTATGAGTGGAACGCTCCTATTCCTACTGTCTGGCAAGAACATGTTCATATCTCTACTTCTG GACTCAAGTACTCTTCCAAGCTGGATGAATTTGAAAACTTCGCTGACACTACTAGAAAATACGGACTGATTTCTTCATCGACTACTATGGGAACTAAACCCCGCCTTGTTCTTTTGATTGATGACCTTCCTCTAGCCCATGGGAGGCATGCTTTTGAAAGGCTTCAAAACTGCTTAATGCTCTTGGTCAAATCAACGCAGATGCCTACTGTTGTATTAATCACGGACTATGTTATGGCAGACTCTTCTGACCAAACTGCCCGATCTATGGAGGACCTTCAGTCATCTCTTGAACGAGCAGGAGCTTTTAAG GTGGCTTTTAATCCCATTACCAAGAACTCAATTAAGAAGACACTTCAGAGGATAAGCAGAGAAGAGCATTGTAAGGTAACGACTGCGGAGCTTGATCAGATGGCTAGTGCCAGTGGAGGAGACATCAGACATGCTATTACGTCTTTGCAACTCTTCTCTGTTAAGCCAGAACTTAATCACGCAAAGATGAAATCAACATTGTCTATCATGGGTAACAGTTACCACCGAAATGAGCAGACAATAATGCACAGTGGTTTGGATAGTGGAATATCTTCCTGTTTCGGTAGAGATGAGACCCTTTCGTTGTTTCACGCCCTCGGAAAATTTCTCCACAACAAAAGAGAGACTACTGATAACGTTATTATATCAG ATTGCAGTAACCATCTTGTGCATAGCCAGTTTGCAAGGTTACCACTGAAGATGGAGGAGCCAGAGAAGGTTCTTAGCCAAGCTCATGGACAGGCAGGCCGGGTTGTGGATTTTCTTCATGAAAATG AGACACAAGAGAGTTTACCAAGCCTTACATGGATGTGTACTTACTATGAACTCAAAAACGTTTATGAAGTGTTAGATTTTCTGAGTGACGGAGCCATAGAAGATGCCTGGTGCGTGTCTTCCTATTTAGCGGATGCTGATCTCCTTCTCGCAGCTTTAAGAGGAAAAATGAGTGTACATAACAAAACAGAGGACGTTCTACAATCAGTCGGTGCCTCGGTGGCTGTTCGTGGTGTGTTGTATGGAAACAAGCAGCCATGGTCATCCAG ATGGCACGTGATTCGCAAGCCAAAACTCTGGCAAGTGGAACAATCCATAATACAAGCCAAG AAGAATCTGAGAGAGCAGAGGAACATAGGATACGAGGGGTCAAGAATGGCAGATATGTCAGTGATGGCTACAGAGTACAGTCCTGTGCTGAAATGGCTAAGGTACAGGGCGTACGCAGATGTGGTTTCAGAAAAGGAGGAAGAGACGGATGAGGAGAAGAATGAAACTTCTGAAGATGATGAAATACAAGACTGGTGA